The Fimbriimonadaceae bacterium nucleotide sequence CGCCACCTATCGCTTTTATCGAGCAATCCAACTCAAGAAGGTGGAACTCCGCGTCAACAACATTGGCCGCTTCGAAGACCGCGCCCGCTATGGCGAGCAGATCCTCGCCCACATGGAGGGTTGGCTGCGCGACCAGAGCGAGGAAGACCGCGCCAAGGCCCAAAAGAACCCGATGCGCCTGCTCGACACCAAAGACCCGAACTGCCGCGCGGCCCTAGGCGGGGTCCCCGCCATCTCGGCTTTCCGGGGGCAGGCGAGCCAGCAGCACCACGCGCGCTTGGTCCAGTTGCTCGCGGAGTCGGGGATCCCCTTCGTCGAGGACGAAGGCATCGTCCGCGGGCTGGACTACTACACGGACACCGTGTTCGAAGTGGTCGCTCCCGAGCTCGGCGAAGGGCTCTCGCTTTGCGGGGGCGGTCGCTATGACACCCTGATCGAGCAGCTCGGCGGCCCGCCGACTCCCTCGGTGGGCGTCGCCCCCGGGGTGGAGCGTGCGCTGCTCGCCCTTGAGCTACAGGGAGTCGCCTTCAGGGCCGAGCCGCTCGCCTGTTACCTGGTCGCAGCGACCGACGCCGCACGTGAGGCGGTCCGGAAGTTGGCCGCTTCCTTGCGCGACGAACATGTCTCCTGCTCTCTGGACCTGGAGGGCAAAGGGATGAAGGCCCAGTTCAAGCAGGCCGACCGGTCTGGCGCGAGCTTTGCCGCGATCCTTGGCGACGACGAGTTGGCGGGCGGTTACGTCAGCCTCAAGGACCTCAAGACCGGCGAACAGCGCCAGGTCAAGAAGGAGGAGTTGGCCCGGTGCCTCTGCGACACGCATTAGCCCTGCTGGGCGGGACCGCCCTCGCCGCGCCGCTCGCGTTCCCCCAGGTGCCGAACCTCGCGCCCTTTGTCGA carries:
- the hisS gene encoding histidine--tRNA ligase, coding for MRFQAPRGTEDTLPSQVAAWRAVEEAWAETVRLFGYEEVRTPIFEDYELFVRSSGETSDVVSKEMYDFFDKGDRHVALKPEMTAPVVRAFLEHSLGAGGLPVRLYYCAPIFRYGRPGKGRLRQFHQVGLELIGSPTPEADLEVIDATYRFYRAIQLKKVELRVNNIGRFEDRARYGEQILAHMEGWLRDQSEEDRAKAQKNPMRLLDTKDPNCRAALGGVPAISAFRGQASQQHHARLVQLLAESGIPFVEDEGIVRGLDYYTDTVFEVVAPELGEGLSLCGGGRYDTLIEQLGGPPTPSVGVAPGVERALLALELQGVAFRAEPLACYLVAATDAAREAVRKLAASLRDEHVSCSLDLEGKGMKAQFKQADRSGASFAAILGDDELAGGYVSLKDLKTGEQRQVKKEELARCLCDTH